The segment GGTACGCCGGTGGTGATCAATCTCAGCATCGGCGAGACCATTCCGGGATGGATCGAGGGCATGGTCGGGATGCGCGCCGATGGCGAACGCCAGCTGATCATTCCTCCCGCGTTAGCGTACGGAGAAACGGGCTCCGCGGTGGTCCCGCCAAACGAAACATTGATCTTTGAGATCACGCTTTACTAACCTTCGAGTACGCGGACCGTCGAGGTCCGGCTCCCATGTACGAAACCCCCACACTTTCATACACCGACGCCCTTCGGGTGCTCGACGCGATCCGTCGTAGACTTGAAGACCCGCACAGAGGCGCCGCCATAGCCGTCGTCGACGCGCATGGCGAACTGGTGGCTTTTTTGCGGACGGATGGCTGCCCATTACCCTCGATCCAGAATGCCATCAACAAAGCCTTCACCGCGGCGCGTGAACGGAAACCGTCCGGCGCGATCGGCCAGGCGTCGCGGAACGATGGGTTTCCGATGACAAATTTTGGCGATTTGCGCTATTCGGGGTGGGGCGGCGGCGTGCCGCTGCTCTGGAGGGGGGCCGTGGTCGGCGCCGTGGGCGTGAGCGGGCTCCCGCAGGTGGAGGACGCCGAGCTGGCGGCATGGGGGGCGCAGGCACTGGGCGGCCCAGAATAAAAAAAGGCGTCTGGCGGGTCACCAGACGCCCTTCCACACGATCGCATTGCGCCTTACGCGGCGCGCATCATAGGGGTGCGGTAGGTTCGTGCGATAAATCGGGGCACGATGCCGCGCGCCAGATAATTCGTCTGAAGGTCAGTGTCGAGTGTTTTAAAGTCGGTGACGACATGCCGGCAGGTACCGTGGCTGCAAAGGCAGTCGAGCGTCCAGATGCCGTCGTCCATGGTCGTGGAATAATCGAAGCAGATTTCTTCGCCGACATGGATGGGAGCGAGGGCCACCAGCCGGCGATGCGCTACAATGCCGGCGTTCGGGTGGCAGGAGTGATTTACGTAGAGGCCCGGGGCGTCGGGGTAGATGTAGGTGAACTTGCCCGTTTGAAGTAAATTTCCAGCGTGATCGGTAAAGTGAAGCGGGTCGTTGTGGTCGATGCGTCGCCCGGAGAATCGAAGAATCAACTCCCCGGGCTTAAAGTGTCGAGAGGCGAAGACTCCACGGCCAACATGCGTCTCGCCGACGTAAATATGAGCACCCATTGCTTCGTATTCTGGGTTAGGGTGGATGCCTGGTGAAGCGCGGCAAGAAAGGACGGCTAGCCGGCTTCGCGAACAGGTCAAAATCTACGACACGCACCTGTATTAGTTACTAGTCCCGGGGACCATTCGGGCTACAATTTTTAGCGCGATCCAACGCCGCTTTTGGGGCCGGGAAAGTCGCGTTTTCTAGCATGGAAAACGGGTTCCTGGCGCATCGGCCCGGTGGAACCTATCGGGACGTGGCCGGCTATATCGGCCGGCTTATTCCTCCGGTGCCGCAACGCCCCCCCGGGTGAGCGGAAACGGGTTTATTCGAGTCTCGCTCAGGACGCATCCGTGGACACCCTTTTTGATTTTTTGGACATCGTCGATGCGATTGCGACGACGGGTTGGAGCATCACGCCCGGTTTTGTACCCGATGCCGAAATCCATCGACTGCTCGAGGCGGAACTAGCGCTGTGGCGCGAGGGGGCGTTCCGCGCCGCCGGCATCGGCGCCGGCGCGGCGGTTGAGCGCCCGGAGATTCGCAGCGACCGCATCCACTGGCTGGACCCGCTCGCCCTCCCGGAGGCCGTTGTGCCCTACTGGGAGCGGCTCGCCGCCCTGCGCCAGGAACTCAACCGAACACTCTACCTGGGCCTCCGCGGCTTCGAAGGGCATTTCGCTGTTTATCCCGCCGGCGCG is part of the Rhodothermales bacterium genome and harbors:
- a CDS encoding heme-binding protein, whose protein sequence is MYETPTLSYTDALRVLDAIRRRLEDPHRGAAIAVVDAHGELVAFLRTDGCPLPSIQNAINKAFTAARERKPSGAIGQASRNDGFPMTNFGDLRYSGWGGGVPLLWRGAVVGAVGVSGLPQVEDAELAAWGAQALGGPE
- a CDS encoding 2OG-Fe(II) oxygenase, producing the protein MDTLFDFLDIVDAIATTGWSITPGFVPDAEIHRLLEAELALWREGAFRAAGIGAGAAVERPEIRSDRIHWLDPLALPEAVVPYWERLAALRQELNRTLYLGLRGFEGHFAVYPAGAFYKRHLDQFKTAPHRTVSCILYLNQGWTPEDGGLLRIYPSDAPDDAGIDVVPRAGTFVCFLSDRVPHEVLPARRERFSLTGWMDRK
- a CDS encoding SET domain-containing protein-lysine N-methyltransferase; its protein translation is MGAHIYVGETHVGRGVFASRHFKPGELILRFSGRRIDHNDPLHFTDHAGNLLQTGKFTYIYPDAPGLYVNHSCHPNAGIVAHRRLVALAPIHVGEEICFDYSTTMDDGIWTLDCLCSHGTCRHVVTDFKTLDTDLQTNYLARGIVPRFIARTYRTPMMRAA